Proteins encoded in a region of the Shewanella polaris genome:
- a CDS encoding glucan biosynthesis protein G — MFCNSPVKQMVDDRFSVKALVNLAVLLLLVSWANVIYAETPISKPDSKPFSHDTVVEVAHKLSQTPFIEPKQAPEALTKIDYSTYRQINFQQHAAIWGNAPTPFSIQLFAPGYIYQQLIDIDVVESGKSFPVKLSESSFKVPNQSIGKILEQVGKYAGFRLHYPINRDDYKDEFLVFQGASYFRGVSKGQAYGLSTRGLAINVADPKGEEYPLFKKFWIERPSSHQKAIVVHALLDSVSVTGAYRFAIYPGDPTRMGVDVMLFPRQDVKNVGLAPLTSMFMHGGIDRADTADYRPAVHDSEGLLMEKGNSEKIWRPLNNPRGLQVSSFMDENPKGFGLIQPHRKLDYYQDLEANYHLRPSAWVEPTGDWGKGRVELVEIPSDSEANDNIVAYWKPEQGLKKGQSFAYSYQLTWVDNIPNTEGKVRIVRTAGGRKLSTDKNEIVIDYSHISADDVSHIHVDASISSGAILESRIEFNPNVDGARVFITFDPQDADVAELRVQLRNKDKPIGMTWLYRFTAEDWPL, encoded by the coding sequence ATGTTCTGCAATTCACCAGTTAAACAAATGGTTGATGATAGATTTTCTGTGAAAGCTTTGGTTAATCTTGCTGTATTACTTTTGTTAGTATCATGGGCAAATGTTATTTATGCAGAAACGCCAATCTCCAAGCCTGATAGTAAGCCATTCTCCCATGACACAGTCGTAGAAGTTGCTCATAAACTGTCCCAGACCCCCTTTATCGAACCCAAACAAGCCCCCGAAGCGCTGACTAAAATAGATTACTCAACCTATCGTCAAATTAATTTCCAACAACATGCCGCTATTTGGGGCAATGCGCCCACGCCTTTTTCTATACAGTTATTTGCTCCAGGTTATATTTATCAACAGTTGATTGACATTGATGTGGTCGAGAGCGGTAAATCATTTCCGGTTAAACTCTCTGAATCCTCTTTCAAAGTACCCAATCAATCCATCGGCAAAATATTAGAACAAGTCGGTAAATATGCTGGATTTCGTCTGCATTATCCAATAAATCGCGATGATTATAAGGATGAGTTTCTGGTATTTCAGGGCGCAAGTTATTTTCGCGGAGTATCGAAAGGGCAAGCGTATGGTTTGTCCACTCGAGGACTTGCCATCAATGTTGCCGATCCTAAAGGCGAAGAATATCCTCTGTTTAAAAAGTTCTGGATTGAACGACCATCAAGTCACCAAAAGGCGATTGTTGTTCATGCGTTGCTAGACAGTGTAAGTGTGACGGGTGCCTATCGTTTTGCTATTTATCCCGGTGATCCAACTCGAATGGGTGTCGATGTGATGCTTTTCCCAAGGCAGGATGTTAAAAATGTGGGGCTGGCACCGTTAACGTCAATGTTTATGCATGGTGGCATAGATCGCGCTGATACTGCCGATTACCGTCCAGCGGTGCATGACTCTGAAGGACTGTTAATGGAAAAAGGCAACAGTGAGAAAATTTGGCGGCCACTCAATAATCCTCGGGGATTACAAGTGAGTTCTTTTATGGATGAGAATCCTAAAGGATTTGGTCTGATTCAACCACATAGAAAATTAGATTATTATCAGGATCTTGAAGCAAATTATCATCTTCGTCCATCTGCCTGGGTTGAACCAACTGGTGATTGGGGTAAAGGTAGAGTTGAACTGGTTGAAATTCCATCTGATTCTGAAGCCAATGACAATATTGTTGCCTATTGGAAGCCAGAACAAGGCTTGAAAAAAGGTCAGTCATTTGCGTACTCATACCAACTGACTTGGGTTGATAATATTCCCAACACAGAGGGGAAAGTCAGGATTGTTCGAACTGCTGGGGGCCGTAAGTTATCGACGGATAAAAACGAAATCGTTATCGATTACAGCCATATTAGTGCTGACGATGTCAGTCATATTCACGTGGATGCCAGTATCAGCAGCGGCGCTATTTTGGAATCACGCATTGAGTTTAATCCCAATGTTGATGGTGCCAGAGTTTTTATCACGTTTGATCCTCAAGATGCCGATGTTGCTGAATTACGTGTACAGCTTAGGAACAAAGATAAACCAATTGGTATGACATGGCTGTATCGATTTACAGCAGAGGACTGGCCTTTATGA
- a CDS encoding monovalent cation:proton antiporter family protein, whose product MEHSIFIHILLMLVIAIVAIALLRRLGLPAILAYLLTGVVSGPNGFHWFTQLQMQSVAELGVVLLMFTLGLEFSVPRLWAMRRTVFGLGSAQMLLTAFVAGGIAMLVGQNLVAAVVIGSAIALSSTAIVLKLLNELGWLRRKHGELSVSVLLFQDLAVVPLLILMPLLAKGGAEMSFNNIAWGLLTGILAFLGLMSFGKWILPRIFDEVARSRSNELFVLSTLVVALVTGAFTQWLGLSMALGAFIAGMLLGESQYRRQLEADIRPFRDLLMGLFFISIGMLLDFNLVMQYWWQVLLILVGVVLTKILIVHGLLKLVGENTKVSLSTAISLGQVGEFSFVLLALAVNYQLLETEVSTVLVAVAVISMSIAPWLIRHSVDIAKKVSGNRLSSKQEAIERALPPSDSSDAVLILGYGRVGQTIARFLKTEAVPYMVMDLDPTRVTEARAAGENIHFGDACRMALLKNMGIRQASLVVVTFCEPRQSEECLAVARKLAPDVKILVRTRDDSNLHELKDAGATQVIPESLEGSLMLVSQVLYKCGVPLPRIIKRLESERRNHYQYLHGFFSGTETDFTLDLLHAVSLASGASAVGKKVADIPWQTLDVELRAVRRKGEEIDPPPPEWVLTRNDILMLVGKPRSIEKAEEYLLQG is encoded by the coding sequence ATGGAACACAGCATTTTTATCCATATTTTGTTGATGCTTGTGATTGCTATTGTGGCGATTGCATTGTTACGTAGACTTGGCTTGCCAGCTATTTTAGCTTATTTGTTGACCGGGGTTGTGAGTGGCCCCAATGGTTTCCATTGGTTTACCCAGTTACAAATGCAATCAGTGGCTGAGTTAGGTGTTGTACTGTTAATGTTTACCCTCGGCCTTGAGTTTTCAGTACCTCGATTGTGGGCAATGCGTCGCACCGTTTTTGGTTTGGGTAGTGCACAAATGCTGTTAACGGCTTTTGTGGCTGGCGGTATTGCTATGTTGGTTGGGCAAAACTTAGTCGCTGCAGTGGTGATTGGGTCTGCTATCGCGCTATCGTCGACAGCCATTGTGTTGAAGTTGCTTAATGAACTGGGTTGGTTAAGACGAAAGCATGGCGAGCTGTCGGTTAGTGTGTTGTTATTTCAAGATTTAGCGGTAGTGCCGTTATTGATTTTAATGCCGCTGTTAGCCAAAGGCGGTGCTGAAATGAGCTTCAACAATATCGCCTGGGGATTACTCACCGGTATTTTGGCCTTTTTAGGATTAATGTCATTTGGTAAATGGATATTGCCGCGGATTTTTGACGAAGTGGCACGCTCACGTTCAAATGAGTTATTCGTGTTATCAACCTTGGTTGTAGCCCTAGTGACCGGCGCATTTACCCAATGGCTTGGGTTGTCGATGGCATTAGGGGCTTTTATTGCGGGGATGTTGTTGGGTGAAAGTCAGTATCGACGTCAGTTAGAAGCTGACATTAGGCCATTTCGTGATTTATTAATGGGCTTATTTTTTATCTCTATTGGTATGCTGTTAGATTTCAATTTAGTGATGCAATATTGGTGGCAAGTATTATTGATTTTGGTCGGCGTGGTGTTAACTAAAATATTGATCGTGCATGGTTTGCTTAAACTTGTGGGCGAAAATACCAAGGTATCGCTCAGTACCGCAATCAGTCTAGGCCAAGTTGGTGAGTTTAGTTTTGTATTGTTAGCATTGGCGGTAAATTATCAATTACTCGAAACCGAAGTGAGTACTGTGTTAGTTGCGGTGGCGGTGATTTCGATGTCGATAGCACCTTGGTTGATCCGTCATAGCGTTGATATTGCCAAAAAGGTCAGCGGCAATAGATTGTCTTCTAAACAAGAAGCAATAGAGAGAGCATTGCCTCCTTCTGATAGCAGTGATGCAGTTCTTATTTTAGGTTATGGCCGTGTAGGACAAACCATTGCCCGTTTTTTAAAAACTGAAGCCGTGCCTTACATGGTAATGGATTTAGATCCTACTCGGGTGACAGAAGCGAGGGCTGCGGGTGAAAATATTCATTTTGGTGATGCCTGCAGGATGGCGCTATTAAAGAATATGGGCATACGCCAAGCCAGTTTAGTAGTAGTGACGTTTTGCGAACCCAGACAATCCGAAGAGTGTTTAGCCGTGGCGCGTAAGCTTGCTCCTGACGTAAAAATATTGGTGCGTACTCGTGATGATAGTAATTTGCATGAGCTTAAAGACGCGGGTGCCACGCAAGTTATTCCAGAGTCGCTCGAAGGTAGTTTGATGTTGGTCTCGCAAGTGTTGTACAAATGTGGCGTACCATTACCTCGTATCATTAAACGCCTTGAGTCTGAGCGGCGTAATCACTATCAATATCTACATGGCTTTTTCTCGGGAACTGAAACTGATTTCACCTTGGATTTATTGCACGCGGTGTCATTGGCTTCTGGAGCCAGTGCGGTAGGTAAAAAAGTTGCCGATATTCCGTGGCAAACTTTGGATGTAGAGCTACGTGCTGTACGCCGTAAAGGGGAGGAAATAGATCCGCCACCACCAGAGTGGGTGTTAACTCGTAATGATATTTTAATGCTGGTGGGTAAACCGCGCAGTATTGAGAAAGCGGAAGAATATTTACTCCAAGGCTAA
- a CDS encoding HupE/UreJ family protein, with protein sequence MKRYRQFLKLFTSSVLLLSILFCYSSFAHQMSTSYLSVNVDKQGQIQGTWQVGFFDINQIVPMDDNQDGEITWAELQANHVAMVDYLQSSLAIGRQQDCPLTFKDAQQIDQHFNEGYLVASFQAECNSSGVLSINDQAFFDIDPDHQVIVTITAPDHQYARVINNDKPTILVNLGESQASATFTEYVYQGMIHIWKGTDHILFLLALLLTCVLVREQKKWHAIDNPKQIFKDTAWIVTAFTLAHSVTLTATAMGVLNFSSHWVELGIALSVLFAALNNVWPIVLRLGWITFAFGLLHGMGFAGVLGELGLPENQKLLAILAFNVGVEIGQLAILAAVLPLLIFIRHTLWYRNWGMQLGSVAIGLMAIQWSVERF encoded by the coding sequence GTGAAACGATATAGACAATTCCTTAAGTTGTTCACCAGCAGTGTATTATTGCTTTCGATATTATTTTGTTATAGCAGTTTTGCCCATCAAATGAGCACCAGTTATTTGTCCGTTAACGTGGATAAACAAGGGCAAATACAGGGGACTTGGCAAGTGGGATTTTTTGATATCAATCAAATTGTTCCTATGGATGATAACCAAGATGGCGAGATCACTTGGGCAGAATTACAAGCCAATCATGTGGCTATGGTTGATTATTTACAATCTTCTTTAGCCATTGGTCGACAACAAGATTGTCCGCTGACTTTTAAAGACGCCCAACAAATTGATCAGCATTTTAATGAAGGCTATTTAGTCGCCTCGTTTCAAGCTGAGTGTAATAGTTCGGGGGTGTTATCCATCAATGATCAAGCCTTTTTTGATATTGATCCCGATCATCAAGTGATTGTGACTATTACCGCGCCCGATCATCAATACGCTCGTGTAATCAATAACGATAAGCCAACAATATTGGTTAATTTAGGTGAAAGTCAGGCCAGCGCTACGTTTACTGAATATGTTTATCAAGGCATGATTCATATTTGGAAAGGCACAGATCATATTTTATTTTTGCTGGCATTGTTGCTCACTTGTGTATTGGTTCGAGAACAAAAAAAATGGCATGCAATCGATAACCCGAAACAAATTTTTAAAGATACCGCGTGGATTGTTACCGCATTTACGTTAGCGCATTCAGTCACGTTAACGGCCACTGCGATGGGAGTCCTTAATTTCAGTAGCCATTGGGTTGAGCTTGGCATCGCATTGTCGGTGTTGTTTGCCGCCTTAAATAATGTGTGGCCAATTGTATTGCGATTAGGTTGGATCACTTTTGCGTTTGGCTTATTACACGGCATGGGATTTGCTGGAGTATTAGGTGAACTTGGATTGCCTGAAAATCAAAAATTATTAGCAATCTTAGCATTTAATGTTGGCGTTGAAATAGGCCAACTGGCTATTTTAGCGGCAGTTTTGCCGTTATTAATATTTATTCGTCATACCCTCTGGTATCGAAACTGGGGGATGCAACTTGGCTCGGTCGCGATTGGATTGATGGCAATACAATGGTCTGTTGAGCGTTTTTAG
- a CDS encoding DEAD/DEAH box helicase has product MSAKLFNLPIKLSLEMIAKLFSAPQIQKAQNYLIQGRVLEVTASSDNHDIEAYVQGSAAEPYRQEITLVNVNHKIVMRSYCTCPVGTNCKHVTAALLALVDKKPVEEQRIHQWLRQLDEQKTVAEFEVEDEEKDRIIYVLSNDPQGIYVEFKRSKLNKKGQFNKGSKLALADIRYSMPWWIDPEDKQIISLLLSSNNHGSKIYIEGEISFLAITKMLAAEVCFWEENRTPLTWGKAIVPEFIWLEHDKKHTQMQMRMPGLENWEFIATVPPLYVELDYLHLGQIDTDLPVKKLSLLQHMPPVPLAQVDAISHKMLQHFSPKTVPVPSEIDFCEITDPLLTRLTFTREFFAGSQIMQPVIRVDHCYGEIIFNASTKPERISLVKKNQIQYQVHRDTEKELAALQSLTDVGLVTLEPENVLASSQQAYYVSVGLLPESIFEWSELTSNGLDALNALGMEIHFDDDFDLQITDAQLDVDLVDDDESGWFSLSLSADIDGQSVPLLALVARWLQQNGEPADDDELLLPGPNGGFIKIKAKTIKPLISIIQELFNRHSGDVIAIPRNRAHILNDLSASDVRLLNGERVRNLATKLAEFKGVVLVELPAGLHATLRDYQKQGFDWLCFLKEYQLGGILADDMGLGKTIQTLAFLLKAKQDATIRRTSLIVCPTSLVGNWLKEAHKFAPSLNVVVIHGSKRQSLLEQINQFDVVVTTYPLMLRDEAIYSEYVFEHIILDEAQQIKNAQAKVTQVIKTLKGKFRLCLSGTPLENHLGELKSLMDFCLPGLLGQHTYFNKEFRGPIEKQADVEKSQLLSKRIAPFMLRRTKKEVVSELPEKTVIIQTLELEKDQRNLYESIRLVMEKKLRELFAKKGVSSSHIEFLDALLKLRQACCDPRLVKLEQAQQVKDNAKMTWLIQNLPDMIEDGRKILIFSQFTGMLALIEDELKRLAISYSKLTGQTRDRQTQIDAFQEGDNSVFLISLKAGGTGLNLTAADTVIHFDPWWNPAAERQATDRAHRIGQLNPVFVYKLIAQGTVEEKIQEMQQHKQGLADSILSDGTQGPWQGNANDLLALLS; this is encoded by the coding sequence ATGTCGGCGAAACTGTTTAATCTTCCCATTAAGCTCTCATTAGAGATGATTGCGAAACTGTTTTCGGCCCCCCAAATTCAAAAAGCGCAAAACTATTTGATCCAAGGCCGTGTGCTAGAAGTCACTGCTAGTAGTGATAACCATGACATTGAAGCCTATGTTCAAGGTTCTGCAGCAGAGCCATATAGGCAAGAAATCACCCTAGTGAATGTTAATCACAAAATTGTGATGCGTTCTTATTGTACTTGTCCGGTCGGAACCAACTGCAAACATGTTACAGCAGCATTGCTGGCACTGGTCGATAAAAAGCCAGTTGAAGAACAACGTATTCACCAATGGTTACGTCAGCTTGACGAACAAAAGACGGTTGCTGAGTTTGAGGTTGAAGATGAAGAAAAAGACCGCATTATTTATGTGTTGTCCAATGACCCTCAGGGCATTTATGTTGAGTTTAAACGCAGTAAATTAAATAAAAAAGGTCAATTTAATAAGGGCAGTAAACTTGCTTTGGCCGATATTCGTTACAGTATGCCGTGGTGGATAGATCCTGAAGATAAGCAAATTATCAGCTTATTATTATCATCAAATAATCATGGTTCTAAAATTTACATTGAAGGTGAAATTTCATTTTTAGCGATTACAAAAATGCTGGCTGCAGAAGTGTGTTTTTGGGAAGAAAATCGCACACCGTTAACGTGGGGCAAAGCCATAGTGCCTGAGTTTATTTGGCTTGAGCATGATAAAAAACACACCCAAATGCAAATGCGTATGCCAGGGCTGGAAAATTGGGAATTTATCGCCACAGTGCCACCATTATATGTCGAGTTAGATTATTTGCATTTAGGTCAAATCGACACTGATTTGCCGGTAAAAAAATTGAGTTTATTGCAACACATGCCGCCCGTTCCATTAGCTCAAGTTGATGCGATTAGCCATAAAATGCTGCAGCACTTTTCACCTAAAACGGTACCGGTGCCAAGTGAAATTGATTTTTGTGAAATCACGGATCCATTACTGACTCGATTAACCTTTACCCGCGAGTTTTTTGCCGGCAGTCAGATTATGCAACCGGTTATTCGGGTGGATCATTGTTATGGCGAAATAATATTTAATGCCAGCACTAAACCTGAGCGTATTAGTCTTGTTAAAAAAAATCAGATTCAGTATCAAGTACACCGAGATACTGAAAAAGAACTTGCGGCATTGCAATCATTAACTGATGTTGGTTTGGTGACACTAGAGCCTGAGAATGTTTTAGCAAGTTCCCAGCAAGCTTATTATGTCAGTGTTGGTTTATTACCAGAATCTATCTTCGAATGGTCTGAATTGACCAGTAACGGTCTTGATGCATTGAATGCATTAGGCATGGAGATTCATTTTGATGATGACTTTGACCTACAAATTACCGATGCTCAGCTAGATGTCGACCTCGTAGACGATGATGAATCAGGATGGTTTTCACTATCGCTGAGTGCCGATATTGACGGCCAAAGCGTACCGTTATTAGCCTTAGTGGCTCGTTGGTTGCAACAAAATGGTGAGCCGGCAGATGATGATGAATTACTTTTACCTGGGCCCAATGGTGGCTTTATTAAAATTAAAGCTAAAACCATTAAGCCATTAATTAGCATTATCCAAGAATTGTTTAATCGTCATTCTGGTGATGTTATTGCTATACCCCGTAACCGTGCACATATTTTGAATGATTTATCGGCCAGTGACGTGCGTTTGCTTAATGGTGAACGAGTACGCAACCTAGCCACAAAACTGGCAGAGTTTAAAGGTGTCGTTCTCGTAGAGTTACCTGCTGGTTTACATGCAACGTTACGTGATTATCAAAAGCAGGGATTTGATTGGCTGTGTTTTCTTAAAGAATATCAATTAGGTGGCATTTTGGCCGATGATATGGGCCTAGGTAAAACCATTCAAACCTTGGCTTTTTTACTGAAAGCTAAGCAAGACGCGACGATACGTCGCACCAGTTTAATTGTTTGTCCTACTAGTTTAGTGGGGAACTGGTTAAAAGAAGCCCATAAATTTGCACCATCGCTGAATGTCGTGGTGATCCACGGTAGTAAACGCCAGTCGTTATTAGAGCAAATTAACCAGTTTGATGTGGTGGTAACCACTTATCCATTAATGCTTCGAGATGAAGCCATTTACAGTGAATATGTGTTTGAGCACATTATTTTGGATGAAGCACAGCAAATCAAAAATGCGCAAGCCAAAGTGACTCAAGTGATTAAAACCCTTAAAGGTAAGTTTCGCTTATGTTTATCTGGCACACCGCTTGAAAACCATTTAGGCGAGCTAAAGTCGTTAATGGATTTTTGCTTACCGGGTTTATTAGGCCAACACACTTATTTTAATAAAGAGTTTCGTGGCCCAATTGAGAAACAAGCTGATGTAGAAAAGTCGCAGTTATTGAGCAAACGAATCGCTCCGTTTATGTTGCGCCGAACTAAGAAAGAAGTGGTTTCTGAGTTACCCGAAAAAACGGTGATTATTCAAACTTTGGAACTTGAAAAAGACCAACGTAATTTGTACGAATCTATCCGTTTAGTGATGGAGAAAAAGCTGCGTGAATTATTTGCTAAAAAGGGAGTTTCAAGTAGTCATATTGAATTTTTAGATGCACTGTTGAAGCTACGTCAAGCTTGTTGCGATCCGCGTTTAGTGAAGCTTGAACAAGCGCAGCAAGTCAAAGACAACGCTAAAATGACGTGGTTAATTCAAAACCTGCCAGACATGATTGAAGACGGTCGTAAAATTCTTATCTTCAGCCAATTTACTGGCATGCTGGCGTTAATTGAAGATGAACTAAAACGTTTGGCCATTAGTTATAGTAAGTTGACGGGGCAAACTCGTGACCGACAGACTCAAATTGATGCGTTTCAAGAAGGCGATAATTCAGTGTTTTTGATCAGTTTAAAAGCTGGTGGTACTGGGCTTAACCTAACCGCTGCTGATACTGTTATTCACTTCGATCCTTGGTGGAACCCAGCGGCAGAACGTCAAGCAACTGATCGCGCTCACCGTATTGGTCAGTTAAATCCAGTATTCGTGTATAAATTGATTGCTCAAGGCACCGTTGAAGAGAAAATTCAAGAAATGCAGCAGCACAAACAAGGTTTAGCAGATAGTATTTTATCGGATGGCACTCAAGGTCCATGGCAGGGTAATGCCAATGATTTATTGGCTTTGCTCAGCTAG
- the mdoH gene encoding glucans biosynthesis glucosyltransferase MdoH: MIENNNPRSAQVNNTYYGGRALPDESPLVMSRHEVSEPGHRLNPSQQTVWFTLRTFVARLFVFMVTAGLSTYGIREMYLVLNTNAITSLQMVFLVLFSINFLWVAFAFSQALLGFLLHLKPRLIKENEIEPSFRTAILLPIYNEDPLRIRATIEAMSADLIATAPGKYAFFILSDTNRADAWIAEEHTFFELINKNQYGCPVYYRRRHQNSERKAGNIGDWVQRWGGDYDAMIVLDADSIMSAKSMVTLSRRLAGAPGVGLIQTLPTLVFANTLYSRLQQFANQCFGPIYAEGLSAWHGLSSNFWGHNAIIRTKAFAESCHLPILSGKAPFGGHVLSHDFIEAALLRRAGWGVRFDTDIEASFEEAPPSLIDVMIRDRRWCQGNLQHSAFMFARGFVLPTRLHLLSGVMSYLSAIFWLALIMVGLAIAVQAAFIRPEYFANPSLFPTWPVFDSERALSLFIVSMAIVLAPKAFGWFAALINIPRCLRFGGPILLTLSTLLEMVMSGLYAPILMVSQFGVVLSIFRGKDSGWMPQSRDDGALSWISVVRAHAGHTVFGVMLALTALLLSKELFYWLLPITIGLMLSIPLSWLSGGARRTKWIKTIGLLRAPEEKNPVKILVELKKNLANLPHLQHIHPFSRLINNPILFKWHLAQLPDLGEQKPTFYAPRIIAEWKLNHAESLLQLESWLEPAEVIALLSKADYLQKLKTIGN, translated from the coding sequence ATGATAGAAAACAATAATCCTCGATCTGCTCAAGTTAACAATACCTACTATGGCGGACGTGCATTGCCTGACGAGTCGCCATTGGTTATGTCTCGTCATGAGGTTTCTGAGCCGGGCCACAGGTTGAATCCGAGTCAACAAACTGTGTGGTTTACGCTTCGAACATTTGTTGCACGGTTATTTGTGTTTATGGTCACCGCGGGTTTATCGACTTATGGCATAAGAGAAATGTATTTGGTGCTTAATACCAATGCAATTACCAGTTTACAGATGGTCTTTTTAGTGTTGTTTAGCATTAACTTTCTCTGGGTTGCTTTTGCTTTTTCACAAGCTTTATTGGGCTTTCTGTTACATCTCAAACCGCGTCTAATTAAAGAGAACGAGATAGAACCAAGCTTCAGAACGGCTATATTGCTACCCATTTATAATGAAGACCCGCTTCGTATCAGGGCCACCATAGAGGCTATGAGTGCGGATCTCATTGCTACAGCACCTGGAAAATATGCTTTTTTTATTCTCAGTGACACTAATCGAGCTGATGCATGGATTGCTGAGGAGCATACTTTCTTTGAGTTGATCAATAAAAATCAGTATGGCTGTCCGGTTTATTATCGTCGACGTCATCAAAATAGTGAACGTAAAGCTGGGAATATCGGCGACTGGGTTCAACGCTGGGGAGGGGATTATGATGCCATGATAGTGCTTGATGCTGACAGCATAATGAGCGCAAAGTCGATGGTGACATTATCACGTCGTTTAGCTGGCGCACCTGGCGTCGGTCTTATTCAAACCTTACCGACACTGGTGTTTGCCAATACGCTTTACAGCCGTTTGCAACAGTTTGCCAATCAATGCTTCGGTCCTATTTATGCCGAGGGTTTGTCGGCTTGGCATGGTTTGTCCTCAAATTTTTGGGGCCATAATGCCATTATTCGCACCAAAGCATTTGCTGAGTCATGTCATCTGCCTATTCTGTCCGGTAAAGCACCTTTTGGCGGCCATGTATTAAGTCATGATTTTATAGAAGCGGCGTTGCTGCGTCGTGCAGGGTGGGGAGTACGTTTTGATACTGATATTGAGGCTTCATTTGAAGAAGCTCCACCGTCGTTAATTGATGTGATGATCCGTGACCGTCGATGGTGCCAGGGTAATTTACAGCATTCAGCATTTATGTTTGCTCGCGGTTTTGTGTTACCGACTCGATTACATCTATTGTCTGGGGTGATGTCTTACCTGAGTGCAATTTTTTGGTTAGCCTTGATTATGGTAGGGCTTGCGATTGCCGTGCAGGCGGCTTTTATTCGTCCGGAGTATTTTGCCAATCCATCGCTGTTCCCAACATGGCCAGTATTTGATTCTGAGCGTGCGTTAAGTCTGTTTATCGTCTCAATGGCAATTGTTCTCGCACCTAAAGCGTTTGGGTGGTTTGCTGCCTTGATTAATATTCCTCGTTGTTTACGATTTGGCGGGCCAATATTGTTAACGCTGAGTACGTTGTTGGAAATGGTGATGTCAGGTCTATATGCGCCTATTCTGATGGTTTCTCAATTTGGCGTGGTGTTGTCTATATTTCGAGGAAAAGACAGTGGCTGGATGCCGCAATCTAGAGATGATGGTGCATTGAGCTGGATATCAGTTGTGCGTGCTCATGCAGGTCACACTGTGTTTGGCGTTATGCTTGCATTGACCGCACTGCTGCTGAGCAAAGAACTATTTTACTGGTTACTACCGATTACGATAGGGTTGATGTTATCGATCCCTTTGTCATGGCTAAGTGGTGGCGCGAGGCGAACTAAATGGATTAAAACCATTGGATTACTGCGAGCGCCTGAAGAAAAGAATCCAGTTAAGATTTTGGTGGAATTGAAAAAGAATCTAGCTAATTTGCCCCATTTACAGCACATACATCCGTTTAGTCGACTGATAAATAATCCTATATTATTTAAATGGCATCTTGCTCAGTTACCTGACTTAGGCGAACAGAAACCGACATTTTATGCCCCGAGAATCATTGCTGAGTGGAAATTGAATCATGCTGAAAGCTTATTGCAATTAGAATCATGGTTAGAACCGGCAGAGGTGATAGCATTATTAAGCAAAGCGGATTATCTACAGAAATTGAAAACAATCGGTAACTAA
- a CDS encoding NADH:flavin oxidoreductase → MTALRFTPLTLTSGLTLKNRVVVPPMASQTADSNGLATEQTFSHYQNLAQSGAGLVMVEYSHVNLAGRSEANQLGAHDDACLPGLSNIAKLLHQMDVKTGLQITHCGGKDSAGISTDIMGPSGITVPAYDRVLPTPRAMTLEDIATWQQDFVNGAIRADKAGFDLVEIHCAHGYGINQWLSPLTNQRQDQYGGSIENRARILLEIVSKIKQATPRLAIMTRIPGQDGYPGGLSHADMGQVSLWLVAAGVEILNVSSGIGGWNRPKDKRGEGFLVEDAAPLTGKTSAAVIGVGGIETVNYIETILATKQVDLVAVGRAILAGPSDFATRLMAQHK, encoded by the coding sequence ATGACCGCGTTACGCTTTACCCCATTAACCTTAACAAGTGGATTAACCTTAAAAAACCGTGTTGTGGTACCACCAATGGCATCACAAACGGCTGACAGTAATGGTTTAGCTACCGAACAAACCTTTAGCCATTATCAAAACTTAGCCCAGTCTGGCGCGGGCCTAGTAATGGTAGAGTACAGCCATGTCAATCTTGCTGGTCGCAGCGAAGCGAATCAACTGGGTGCACATGATGACGCGTGTTTACCCGGACTAAGCAACATTGCCAAGTTATTACATCAAATGGATGTTAAAACAGGCTTACAGATAACCCATTGTGGCGGTAAAGACAGTGCCGGTATTAGCACCGATATAATGGGCCCTTCTGGCATAACCGTGCCAGCATACGATCGGGTATTACCCACCCCCCGCGCCATGACATTGGAGGATATCGCGACTTGGCAACAAGACTTTGTTAATGGCGCTATTCGAGCGGATAAAGCTGGTTTTGATTTAGTCGAAATCCATTGTGCCCATGGTTACGGCATCAATCAGTGGTTATCGCCGCTGACCAATCAACGCCAAGACCAATATGGCGGCAGTATTGAAAATCGCGCCAGAATATTGCTAGAAATTGTGAGCAAAATAAAACAAGCCACACCAAGATTGGCAATAATGACCCGCATTCCTGGTCAAGATGGTTATCCCGGAGGGTTATCTCATGCCGATATGGGTCAAGTTAGCCTGTGGTTAGTTGCTGCAGGTGTTGAAATACTCAATGTATCTTCAGGTATTGGCGGTTGGAATCGCCCCAAAGATAAACGCGGCGAAGGCTTTTTAGTTGAAGATGCAGCACCGTTAACCGGTAAAACCTCTGCCGCGGTCATTGGTGTCGGCGGTATTGAAACAGTGAATTACATTGAAACCATTTTGGCGACTAAGCAAGTCGATTTAGTGGCAGTAGGCAGGGCTATTTTGGCGGGTCCAAGTGATTTTGCAACCCGATTGATGGCTCAACATAAATAA